In Haliotis asinina isolate JCU_RB_2024 chromosome 16, JCU_Hal_asi_v2, whole genome shotgun sequence, the following are encoded in one genomic region:
- the LOC137268389 gene encoding NAD kinase-like isoform X2, whose amino-acid sequence MDDNNNTIYRTIPDPGCQKLKWHKPPLSVLVVRKMFDESIIIPFKDLIVWLIEEKNMVVYVEEKVLEDTSKLFRNNSQDLLSKIQTFREGEEDLTDKIDFIVCLGGDGTLLYASSLFQQSVPPVMAFNMGSLGFLTPFHFCNFQEQVTSVLQGDASLLLRYRLKCVVCNQGSECSRIPHVKNIDKKCGDAHILVLNEVVIDRGPSPYLCNIDLYIESRLVTSVQGDGLIISTPTGSTAYAVAAGASMIHPNVPCILITPICPHSLSFRPVVVPAGVEIKIMVSPEARNNAWVSFDGRNRQEIQQGDTLRITTAMYPVPSVCAKDQIDDWFDGLADCLHWNVRRQQKTLPSLPSTTSLDSVILDPDSN is encoded by the exons ATGGATGACAATAACAACACCATCTACAG AACCATTCCCGACCCAGGCTGTCAGAAGTTGAAGTGGCACAAACCTCCCCTGTCTGTCCTGGTGGTCAGGAAGATGTTTGATGAGTCCATTATCATTCCATTCAAAGACCTCATTGTATGGCTTATAGAG GAGAAGAATATGGTGGTGTATGTAGAGGAGAAGGTTCTGGAAGACACGAGTAAACTGTTCCGAAACAACAGCCAGGATCTTCTGTCCAAGATACAGACATTCAGAGAAG GTGAGGAAGATCTTACTGACAAGATCGACTTCATTGTGTGCCTCGGTGGTGATGGAACACTGCTCTATGCCTCGTCTTTATTTCAA CAAAGTGTTCCTCCCGTGATGGCCTTCAACATGGGGTCCCTCGGCTTCCTCACTCCATTCCATTTCTGCAACTTCCAGGAACAAGTCACCAGCGTTTTGCAAG gtgatgcATCCCTGCTTTTGAGATACCGCCTcaaatgtgttgtatgtaatcAGGGATCGGAGTGTTCCAGAATACCTCATGTAAAAAATATAGACAAGAAATGTGGAGATGCCCATATATTG GTGCTCAATGAAGTTGTGATAGATCGAGGGCCTTCCCCATATTTGTGCAATATAGATCTGTATATAGAGAGTCGTCTTGTCACGTCAGTACAGGGAGACG GCTTGATCATCTCCACACCAACGGGTAGCACGGCATATGCGGTTGCAGCAGGTGCTTCGATGATTCATCCCAACGTTCCCTGTATCCTCATCACGCCCATCtgccctcactcactctcattcagGCCGGTTGTAGTCCCGGCTGGTGTGGAAATCAAA ATTATGGTGTCACCTGAGGCTCGGAACAACGCCTGGGTTTCGTTTGATGGCCGAAACAGACAGGAAATTCAGCAAGGAGACAC GCTACGTATCACCACAGCGATGTATCCAGTTCCCTCGGTTTGTGCCAAGGACCAGATAGATGACTGGTTCGATGGTCTGGCAGATTGCCTCCACTGGAACGTTCGGCGGCAACAGAAGACGTTACCTTCATTACCCAGCACGACTAGCTTGGACTCTGTCATCTTAGACCCTGACAGCAACTGA